The proteins below come from a single Xiphophorus hellerii strain 12219 chromosome 14, Xiphophorus_hellerii-4.1, whole genome shotgun sequence genomic window:
- the LOC116732469 gene encoding serine/arginine repetitive matrix protein 2-like isoform X14, with the protein MSSIPQGRGYNDTHRDTTSLAWLSICKQTEKDHNNPSSGCTDRSRSVSGEGADNRKHPPGSGAAKSPEPGRSDQPKYTTESATEILSRFGLDKDDLGELNAYSEDQITPENLKYVLMQISIKKKERAAEKSSESQPTIGLKSDLHKTPVKSNKVIDCGDFGSSVAKKETEKDSTDKSRGKSLVETHKPSEDRLQRCVLKGKSRESEISEQNKMVSPKHKPDETKLYKPLSPKQPESTSKPSKAEQKSSNSKESKTRIKETMVAGQNKKSPEKKNPEVQTELKCGQQGQDKSVMQTKFKGSSFKNDSSCAIVSSKQKPDEPKTCKPLPPKQPESTSKSSNPGKAEQKSSNSKESKTQIKETTVAGQYKKHPEKKIPEVQTELKRGQQGQDKPVIQTKFKGSSSKNEPSHAVISAKQKPGEPKPCKPLPPKQPESTSKSSNPGKAEQKSSNNKESKTQIKETTVAGQNKAELKRGQQGRDKPVIQTKFKGSSCKNEPSHAIIRDCKGISPESFPHYCSICNKESRNVHAWCSHMKTTEHREKCKTLYPDLFCEQQFPRIDSTWRRCRETGKHKSDSRRRNASHSRSQERHHRRGSSSRSPCRRNASRSRSRSHGRRHRRGSSSRSPCRRNASRSRSRSHGRRHRRGSSSRSPCRRNASRSRSRSHGRRHRRGSSSRSPCRRKASRSRSRSHGRRHRRGSSSRSRCRRNASRSRSRSHGRRHRRGSSSRSHSPYRQRRKSRSRSTSTSDSSSSEDRRDRCRSPSRSSYSYRQTHRSQSRSPRYEKSTSCLPSPGMPSERQLSPKNSSKNPPSPSRSGEKQTSGDTSVPQDENSAETLVKKLLQSSAVQSLSKQIDVESLVKTLTPVFLDEFNKLTSTPGSSEAPQTKSTASSPPNHEQEVGAETLRSADGSDRSGPVLEQSVNAAASGNLEEKEQEVTSTRKRGRPRKKARNTLVRKSAGVKHESSEENREEEETKSLPGASLDSSSALLGDVKTETDAEAAEVLDQSVNAAAAGELEEMEEKEREVTSIRKGGRPRKKPRKTPVRKSARGKPENPEENREEEDQSLPGASLDPSSSALLGDVKTETDNETAEVLDQSVNAVAAGELEETEQTEQEVTSIIKRGRPRKKSRKTPVRKSAGGKPENPEENREEDKSLPGASLDPSSSALLGAVKTETDNETAEAAGDLEEMKDTEQEVASTKKRGRSGKKPRKAPVRKSAGGKPENPEEETKSLPETEAECPDRQNLDGRLEEEEEDEGRCKADGEGLEEETVPLGSVLDQSVNAAAAGNLEEMEDTEQEVTSTRKRGRPRKKPRKTPVRKSAGGKPENPEENREEEDKSLPGASLDPSSSALLGAVKTESDDEAAEGPDKKNLDGRLEEEEEEDEEVACKKRRKSPCTTADFILPPFNTDISFGEEFTARKLGYYCSLCSVFYMLKSNEEDTHCCSRNHYDNLLKHSQMKEEEPSPPPKRKTRSSR; encoded by the exons ATGTCTTCAATTCCACAGGGACGTGGCTACAATGATACTCACAGGGACACTACATCCTTGGCCTGGCTTTCAATATGCAAACAGACCGAAAAAGATCACAATAACCCATCTTCTGGCTGCACAGACAGAAGCAGAAGTGTTTCTGGTGAAGGTGCAGACAACAGGAAACATCCTCCAGGTTCAGGTGCTGCTAAATCTCCAGAACCAGGCAGATCGGATCAACCCAAGTACACAACAGAATCAGCTACTGAGATCCTCAGCAGGTTTGGACTCGACAAGGACGACTTGGGAGAGCTCAATGCTTACTCTGAGGATCAGATCACCCCTGAAAACCTGAAATACGTCCTGATGCAGATTTCCATTAAGAAGAAGgaaagagctgcagagaaatcCTCTGAATCGCAGCCCACTATTGGTCTAAAGAGTGACTTGCATAAAACTCCCgtaaagtcaaataaagttATTGATTGCGGTGATTTTGGAAGTAGCGTTGCTAAAAAGGAGACTGAAAAAGATAGCACAGATAAGAGTAGAGGTAAGTCACTGGTGGAAACTCACAAACCCAGTGAGGACCGGCTGCAAAGATGTGTGTTAAAGGGCAAAAGCAGAGAGTCTGAGATTAGtgagcaaaataaaatggtttCACCCAAACATAAACCTGATGAGACTAAACTCTACAAACCTCTTTCTCCAAAGCAACCAGAGTCCACATCCAAACCTAGTAAAGCAGAACAGAAGAGTTCCAACAGCAAGGAAAGCAAAACTCgaataaaagaaacaatggTTGCTGGACAGAATAAGAAAAGTCCAGAGAAGAAGAACCCGGAGGTTCAGACTGAGCTGAAGTGTGGACAGCAAGGACAGGATAAGTCAGTGATGCAGACTAAATTTAAGGGgtcatcttttaaaaatgattcttCATGTGCCATAGTTTCATCCAAACAGAAACCTGACGAGCCTAAAACCTGCAAACCTCTTCCTCCAAAGCAACCAGAGTCCACATCTAAATCCTCCAATCCTGGTAAAGCAGAACAGAAGAGTTCCAACAGCAAGGAAAGCAAAACTCAGATAAAAGAAACAACGGTTGCTGGGCAGTATAAGAAACATCCAGAGAAGAAGATCCCTGAGGTTCAGACTGAGCTGAAACGTGGACAACAAGGACAGGATAAGCCAGTGATCCAGACTAAATTTAAAGGGTCATCTTCTAAAAATGAGCCTTCACACGCTGTAATTTCAGCCAAACAGAAACCTGGCGAGCCTAAACCCTGCAAACCTCTTCCTCCAAAGCAACCAGAGTCCACATCTAAATCCTCCAATCCTGGTAAAGCAGAACAGAAGAGTTCCAACAACAAGGAAAGTAAAACTCAGATAAAAGAAACAACGGTTGCTGGGCAGAATAAGGCTGAGCTGAAGCGCGGACAGCAAGGACGGGATAAGCCAGTGATCCAGACTAAATTTAAGGGGTCATCTTGTAAAAATGAGCCTTCACACGCCATAATTAGAGATTGTAAAGGTATCTCACCAGAATCCTTCCCACATTACTGTTCGATATGCAACAAGGAAAGTCGTAACGTACAT gctTGGTGTTCCCACATGAAGACCACTGAACATCGTGAGAAGTGCAAAACCCT ATACCCAGACTTGTTTTGTGAACAACAATTCCCCAG AATAGACTCAACCTGGAGGCGGTGTCGGGAGACGGGAAAACACAAGAGTGATTCTCGCCGCAGAAACGCTTCCCATTCCAGAAGTCAAGAACGCCATCACAGAAGAGGCTCCAGTTCTCGCTCACCCTGCCGGAGAAACGCTTCCCGTTCCCGCTCCAGAAGTCATGGCCGGCGTCACAGAAGAGGCTCCAGTTCTCGCTCACCCTGCCGGAGAAATGCTTCCCGTTCCCGCTCCAGAAGTCATGGCCGGCGTCACAGAAGAGGCTCCAGTTCTCGCTCACCCTGCAGGAGAAATGCTTCCCGTTCCCGCTCCAGAAGTCATGGCCGGCGTCACAGAAGAGGCTCCAGTTCTCGCTCACCCTGCAGGAGAAAAGCTTCCCGTTCCCGCTCCAGAAGTCATGGCCGGCGTCACAGGAGAGGCTCCAGTTCTCGCTCACGCTGCCGGAGAAACGCTTCCCGTTCCCGCTCCAGAAGTCATGGCCGGCGTCACAGAAGAGGCTCCAGTTCTCGCTCTCACAGCCCGTATCGTCAGCGCCGTAAATCCAGGAGTAGATCAACTTCCACCTCAGACAGTTCTAGCTCTGAGGACAGAAGAGACAGGTGCAGGAGCCCATCCAGGTCTTCCTACAGTTATAGACAAACCCACAG GTCTCAATCTCGTTCTCCAAGGTACGAGAAGTCCACCTCCTGTCTGCCCTCTCCAGGAATGCCTTCTGAGAGACAGCTTTCacccaaaaacagcagcaagaaTCCGCCATCACCAAGCAGAAGCGGCGAGAAACAAACGTCCGGAGACACATCGGTTCCTCAGGATGAGAACAGTGCAGAGACACTGGTGAAGAAACTGCTTCAATCATCAG CTGTCCAGTCTTTGTCAAAGCAGATAGATGTAGAGAGCCTTGTGAAAACTCTGACTCCGGTTTTCCTGGACGAGTTCAACAAGTTAACCTCAACACCCGGATCATCAGAGGCGCCTCAGACTAAAAGCACAGCCAGTTCCCCGCCAAATCACGAG caggaagtcGGAGCAGAAACTCTGAGATCTGCTGACGGCTCAGATCGAAGCGGCCCAG TTTTAGAGCAGAGTGTAAATGCTGCAGCTTCAGGTAATCTGGAGGAaaaggaacaggaagtgacatcaacTAGAAAAAGAGGCCGACCCAGGAAGAAAGCCAGAAATACTCTTG TGAGAAAATCTGCTGGAGTAAAACATGAGAGCTCcgaagaaaacagagaagaagaagaaaccaaaTCACTTCCTGGTGCGTCGCTggattcttcttctgctctgttGGGGGACGTCAAGACGGAAACGGacgctgaagctgctgaag ttttaGATCAGAGTGTGaacgctgcagcagcaggtgagcTGGAGGAAATGGAGGAGAAGGAACGGGAAGTGACATCAATAAGAAAAGGAGGCCGACCCAGGAAGAAACCCAGAAAGACTCCTG tcagaaaatcTGCCAGAGGAAAACCTGAGAACcctgaagaaaacagagaagaagaagaccaATCACTTCCTGGTGCGTCGCTGGatccttcttcttctgctctatTGGGGGACGTCAAGACGGAGACGGATAATGAAACTGCTGAAG TTTTAGATCAGAGTGTGAACGCTGTAGCAGCAGGTGAGCTGGAGGAAACTGAGCAGacggaacaggaagtgacatcgaTAATAAAAAGAGGCCGACCCAGGAAGAAATCCAGAAAGACTCCTG TGAGAAAAtctgctggaggaaaacctgagaaccctgaagaaaacagagaagaagacaAATCACTTCCTG GCGCATCGCTGGatccttcttcttctgctctatTGGGGGCCGTCAAGACGGAGACAGATAATGAAACTGCTGAAG cagcaggtgatCTGGAGGAAATGAAGGATACGGAACAGGAAGTGGCATCCACTAAAAAAAGAGGACGATCCGGGAAGAAACCCAGAAAGGCTCCTG TGAGAAAAtctgctggaggaaaacctgAGAACCCTGAAGAAGAAACCAAATCACTTCCTGAGACGGAGGCTGAATGTCCTGACAGACAGAACCTGGATGGACGcttggaggaagaggaggaggatgaaggacGATGCAAGGCCGACGGAGAAGGTTTGGAAGAGGAGACAGTTCCTTTAG GTTCCGTTTTAGATCAGAGTGTGaacgctgcagcagcaggtaaTCTGGAGGAAATGGAGGACacggaacaggaagtgacatcaacCAGAAAAAGAGGCCGACCCAGGAAGAAACCCAGAAAGACTCCTG TGAGAAAAtctgctggaggaaaacctgagaaccctgaagaaaacagagaagaagaagacaaatcACTTCCTGGCGCATCGCTGGatccttcttcttctgctctatTGGGGGCCGTCAAGACGGAGTCGGAtgatgaagctgctgaaggTCCAGACAAAAAGAACTTGGACGGACGcttggaggaagaggaggaggaggatgaagaag TAGCCTGTAAAAAACGAAGGAAGTCTCCTTGTACCACTGCTGATTTTATCCTGCCACCTTTCAACACAGACATCTCCTTTG GCGAGGAGTTTACTGCTCGTAAACTGGGATATTACTGTTCCCTCTGCTCTGTTTTCTACATGCTGAAGAGCAACGAAGAGGACACTCACTGCTGCAGCAGAAATCATTACGACAACCTGCTG AAACATTCGCAGATGAAAGAAGAGGAACCTTCACCGCCTCCAAAAAGGAAAACCAGAAGCTCTCGATGA
- the LOC116732469 gene encoding serine/arginine repetitive matrix protein 2-like isoform X9: MSSIPQGRGYNDTHRDTTSLAWLSICKQTEKDHNNPSSGCTDRSRSVSGEGADNRKHPPGSGAAKSPEPGRSDQPKYTTESATEILSRFGLDKDDLGELNAYSEDQITPENLKYVLMQISIKKKERAAEKSSESQPTIGLKSDLHKTPVKSNKVIDCGDFGSSVAKKETEKDSTDKSRGKSLVETHKPSEDRLQRCVLKGKSRESEISEQNKMVSPKHKPDETKLYKPLSPKQPESTSKPSKAEQKSSNSKESKTRIKETMVAGQNKKSPEKKNPEVQTELKCGQQGQDKSVMQTKFKGSSFKNDSSCAIVSSKQKPDEPKTCKPLPPKQPESTSKSSNPGKAEQKSSNSKESKTQIKETTVAGQYKKHPEKKIPEVQTELKRGQQGQDKPVIQTKFKGSSSKNEPSHAVISAKQKPGEPKPCKPLPPKQPESTSKSSNPGKAEQKSSNNKESKTQIKETTVAGQNKAELKRGQQGRDKPVIQTKFKGSSCKNEPSHAIIRDCKGISPESFPHYCSICNKESRNVHAWCSHMKTTEHREKCKTLYPDLFCEQQFPRIDSTWRRCRETGKHKSDSRRRNASHSRSQERHHRRGSSSRSPCRRNASRSRSRSHGRRHRRGSSSRSPCRRNASRSRSRSHGRRHRRGSSSRSPCRRNASRSRSRSHGRRHRRGSSSRSPCRRKASRSRSRSHGRRHRRGSSSRSRCRRNASRSRSRSHGRRHRRGSSSRSHSPYRQRRKSRSRSTSTSDSSSSEDRRDRCRSPSRSSYSYRQTHRSQSRSPRYEKSTSCLPSPGMPSERQLSPKNSSKNPPSPSRSGEKQTSGDTSVPQDENSAETLVKKLLQSSAVQSLSKQIDVESLVKTLTPVFLDEFNKLTSTPGSSEAPQTKSTASSPPNHEQEVGAETLRSADGSDRSGPVLEQSVNAAASGNLEEKEQEVTSTRKRGRPRKKARNTLVRKSAGVKHESSEENREEEETKSLPGASLDSSSALLGDVKTETDAEAAEVLDQSVNAAAAGELEEMEEKEREVTSIRKGGRPRKKPRKTPVRKSARGKPENPEENREEEDQSLPGASLDPSSSALLGDVKTETDNETAEVLDQSVNAVAAGELEETEQTEQEVTSIIKRGRPRKKSRKTPVRKSAGGKRENPEENREEEDQSLPGASLDPSSSALLGAVKTETDNETAEAAGDLEEMKDTEQEVASTKKRGRSGKKPRKAPVRKSAGGKPENPEEETKSLPETEAECPDRQNLDGRLEEEEEDEGRCKADGEGLEEETVPLGSVLDQSVNAAAAGNLEEMEDTEQEVTSTRKRGRPRKKPRKTPVRKSAGGKPENPEENREEEDKSLPGASLDPSSSALLGAVKTESDDEAAEGPDKKNLDGRLEEEEEEDEEVACKKRRKSPCTTADFILPPFNTDISFGEEFTARKLGYYCSLCSVFYMLKSNEEDTHCCSRNHYDNLLKHSQMKEEEPSPPPKRKTRSSR; the protein is encoded by the exons ATGTCTTCAATTCCACAGGGACGTGGCTACAATGATACTCACAGGGACACTACATCCTTGGCCTGGCTTTCAATATGCAAACAGACCGAAAAAGATCACAATAACCCATCTTCTGGCTGCACAGACAGAAGCAGAAGTGTTTCTGGTGAAGGTGCAGACAACAGGAAACATCCTCCAGGTTCAGGTGCTGCTAAATCTCCAGAACCAGGCAGATCGGATCAACCCAAGTACACAACAGAATCAGCTACTGAGATCCTCAGCAGGTTTGGACTCGACAAGGACGACTTGGGAGAGCTCAATGCTTACTCTGAGGATCAGATCACCCCTGAAAACCTGAAATACGTCCTGATGCAGATTTCCATTAAGAAGAAGgaaagagctgcagagaaatcCTCTGAATCGCAGCCCACTATTGGTCTAAAGAGTGACTTGCATAAAACTCCCgtaaagtcaaataaagttATTGATTGCGGTGATTTTGGAAGTAGCGTTGCTAAAAAGGAGACTGAAAAAGATAGCACAGATAAGAGTAGAGGTAAGTCACTGGTGGAAACTCACAAACCCAGTGAGGACCGGCTGCAAAGATGTGTGTTAAAGGGCAAAAGCAGAGAGTCTGAGATTAGtgagcaaaataaaatggtttCACCCAAACATAAACCTGATGAGACTAAACTCTACAAACCTCTTTCTCCAAAGCAACCAGAGTCCACATCCAAACCTAGTAAAGCAGAACAGAAGAGTTCCAACAGCAAGGAAAGCAAAACTCgaataaaagaaacaatggTTGCTGGACAGAATAAGAAAAGTCCAGAGAAGAAGAACCCGGAGGTTCAGACTGAGCTGAAGTGTGGACAGCAAGGACAGGATAAGTCAGTGATGCAGACTAAATTTAAGGGgtcatcttttaaaaatgattcttCATGTGCCATAGTTTCATCCAAACAGAAACCTGACGAGCCTAAAACCTGCAAACCTCTTCCTCCAAAGCAACCAGAGTCCACATCTAAATCCTCCAATCCTGGTAAAGCAGAACAGAAGAGTTCCAACAGCAAGGAAAGCAAAACTCAGATAAAAGAAACAACGGTTGCTGGGCAGTATAAGAAACATCCAGAGAAGAAGATCCCTGAGGTTCAGACTGAGCTGAAACGTGGACAACAAGGACAGGATAAGCCAGTGATCCAGACTAAATTTAAAGGGTCATCTTCTAAAAATGAGCCTTCACACGCTGTAATTTCAGCCAAACAGAAACCTGGCGAGCCTAAACCCTGCAAACCTCTTCCTCCAAAGCAACCAGAGTCCACATCTAAATCCTCCAATCCTGGTAAAGCAGAACAGAAGAGTTCCAACAACAAGGAAAGTAAAACTCAGATAAAAGAAACAACGGTTGCTGGGCAGAATAAGGCTGAGCTGAAGCGCGGACAGCAAGGACGGGATAAGCCAGTGATCCAGACTAAATTTAAGGGGTCATCTTGTAAAAATGAGCCTTCACACGCCATAATTAGAGATTGTAAAGGTATCTCACCAGAATCCTTCCCACATTACTGTTCGATATGCAACAAGGAAAGTCGTAACGTACAT gctTGGTGTTCCCACATGAAGACCACTGAACATCGTGAGAAGTGCAAAACCCT ATACCCAGACTTGTTTTGTGAACAACAATTCCCCAG AATAGACTCAACCTGGAGGCGGTGTCGGGAGACGGGAAAACACAAGAGTGATTCTCGCCGCAGAAACGCTTCCCATTCCAGAAGTCAAGAACGCCATCACAGAAGAGGCTCCAGTTCTCGCTCACCCTGCCGGAGAAACGCTTCCCGTTCCCGCTCCAGAAGTCATGGCCGGCGTCACAGAAGAGGCTCCAGTTCTCGCTCACCCTGCCGGAGAAATGCTTCCCGTTCCCGCTCCAGAAGTCATGGCCGGCGTCACAGAAGAGGCTCCAGTTCTCGCTCACCCTGCAGGAGAAATGCTTCCCGTTCCCGCTCCAGAAGTCATGGCCGGCGTCACAGAAGAGGCTCCAGTTCTCGCTCACCCTGCAGGAGAAAAGCTTCCCGTTCCCGCTCCAGAAGTCATGGCCGGCGTCACAGGAGAGGCTCCAGTTCTCGCTCACGCTGCCGGAGAAACGCTTCCCGTTCCCGCTCCAGAAGTCATGGCCGGCGTCACAGAAGAGGCTCCAGTTCTCGCTCTCACAGCCCGTATCGTCAGCGCCGTAAATCCAGGAGTAGATCAACTTCCACCTCAGACAGTTCTAGCTCTGAGGACAGAAGAGACAGGTGCAGGAGCCCATCCAGGTCTTCCTACAGTTATAGACAAACCCACAG GTCTCAATCTCGTTCTCCAAGGTACGAGAAGTCCACCTCCTGTCTGCCCTCTCCAGGAATGCCTTCTGAGAGACAGCTTTCacccaaaaacagcagcaagaaTCCGCCATCACCAAGCAGAAGCGGCGAGAAACAAACGTCCGGAGACACATCGGTTCCTCAGGATGAGAACAGTGCAGAGACACTGGTGAAGAAACTGCTTCAATCATCAG CTGTCCAGTCTTTGTCAAAGCAGATAGATGTAGAGAGCCTTGTGAAAACTCTGACTCCGGTTTTCCTGGACGAGTTCAACAAGTTAACCTCAACACCCGGATCATCAGAGGCGCCTCAGACTAAAAGCACAGCCAGTTCCCCGCCAAATCACGAG caggaagtcGGAGCAGAAACTCTGAGATCTGCTGACGGCTCAGATCGAAGCGGCCCAG TTTTAGAGCAGAGTGTAAATGCTGCAGCTTCAGGTAATCTGGAGGAaaaggaacaggaagtgacatcaacTAGAAAAAGAGGCCGACCCAGGAAGAAAGCCAGAAATACTCTTG TGAGAAAATCTGCTGGAGTAAAACATGAGAGCTCcgaagaaaacagagaagaagaagaaaccaaaTCACTTCCTGGTGCGTCGCTggattcttcttctgctctgttGGGGGACGTCAAGACGGAAACGGacgctgaagctgctgaag ttttaGATCAGAGTGTGaacgctgcagcagcaggtgagcTGGAGGAAATGGAGGAGAAGGAACGGGAAGTGACATCAATAAGAAAAGGAGGCCGACCCAGGAAGAAACCCAGAAAGACTCCTG tcagaaaatcTGCCAGAGGAAAACCTGAGAACcctgaagaaaacagagaagaagaagaccaATCACTTCCTGGTGCGTCGCTGGatccttcttcttctgctctatTGGGGGACGTCAAGACGGAGACGGATAATGAAACTGCTGAAG TTTTAGATCAGAGTGTGAACGCTGTAGCAGCAGGTGAGCTGGAGGAAACTGAGCAGacggaacaggaagtgacatcgaTAATAAAAAGAGGCCGACCCAGGAAGAAATCCAGAAAGACTCCTG TGAGAAAATCTGCTGGAGGAAAACGTGAGAACcctgaagaaaacagagaagaagaagaccaATCACTTCCTGGCGCATCGCTGGatccttcttcttctgctctatTGGGGGCCGTCAAGACGGAGACAGATAATGAAACTGCTGAAG cagcaggtgatCTGGAGGAAATGAAGGATACGGAACAGGAAGTGGCATCCACTAAAAAAAGAGGACGATCCGGGAAGAAACCCAGAAAGGCTCCTG TGAGAAAAtctgctggaggaaaacctgAGAACCCTGAAGAAGAAACCAAATCACTTCCTGAGACGGAGGCTGAATGTCCTGACAGACAGAACCTGGATGGACGcttggaggaagaggaggaggatgaaggacGATGCAAGGCCGACGGAGAAGGTTTGGAAGAGGAGACAGTTCCTTTAG GTTCCGTTTTAGATCAGAGTGTGaacgctgcagcagcaggtaaTCTGGAGGAAATGGAGGACacggaacaggaagtgacatcaacCAGAAAAAGAGGCCGACCCAGGAAGAAACCCAGAAAGACTCCTG TGAGAAAAtctgctggaggaaaacctgagaaccctgaagaaaacagagaagaagaagacaaatcACTTCCTGGCGCATCGCTGGatccttcttcttctgctctatTGGGGGCCGTCAAGACGGAGTCGGAtgatgaagctgctgaaggTCCAGACAAAAAGAACTTGGACGGACGcttggaggaagaggaggaggaggatgaagaag TAGCCTGTAAAAAACGAAGGAAGTCTCCTTGTACCACTGCTGATTTTATCCTGCCACCTTTCAACACAGACATCTCCTTTG GCGAGGAGTTTACTGCTCGTAAACTGGGATATTACTGTTCCCTCTGCTCTGTTTTCTACATGCTGAAGAGCAACGAAGAGGACACTCACTGCTGCAGCAGAAATCATTACGACAACCTGCTG AAACATTCGCAGATGAAAGAAGAGGAACCTTCACCGCCTCCAAAAAGGAAAACCAGAAGCTCTCGATGA